The following coding sequences are from one Methanosarcina sp. WWM596 window:
- a CDS encoding tetratricopeptide repeat protein, which produces MVEEINTTESAKIKQKELEAAGKTEETEDPRQLLITAGEADNYEDKLKLYDKALNLDPMYLDSWIQKGFVLDRMGRSEEALECYNKALELNPDHLGIKCLKGFAYNNLKDFEKAIECYDEVLKVNSEDVFSWYQKGSVLENLGRYGEAMEAYDRALEIDPTDTLIREKKLRLLGLIYKKGTLTDSPDSNFN; this is translated from the coding sequence ATGGTAGAGGAAATAAATACCACAGAAAGTGCTAAGATAAAACAAAAGGAGCTGGAAGCGGCAGGAAAAACTGAAGAAACCGAGGATCCCAGACAGCTCCTTATCACAGCAGGTGAGGCTGATAATTATGAAGACAAACTTAAGCTCTATGATAAAGCCTTAAATCTGGACCCCATGTACCTTGATTCCTGGATCCAGAAAGGTTTTGTCCTGGATAGAATGGGAAGGTCCGAGGAAGCTCTTGAATGTTATAATAAGGCTCTAGAACTCAATCCTGATCACCTGGGAATAAAGTGCCTCAAGGGTTTTGCCTACAATAACTTAAAGGATTTTGAAAAAGCCATAGAGTGCTATGATGAAGTCCTTAAGGTCAACTCCGAGGATGTCTTCTCCTGGTACCAGAAAGGTTCGGTTCTGGAAAATCTTGGAAGATACGGAGAGGCTATGGAAGCTTACGACAGAGCTCTGGAAATAGACCCTACTGACACCCTTATCAGGGAGAAAAAGCTGAGGCTCTTGGGGCTTATTTATAAAAAGGGGACTCTAACGGATTCTCCGGACAGCAACTTTAATTGA
- a CDS encoding tetratricopeptide repeat protein, with amino-acid sequence MKRLDSEYDIFLPELREQCNVALRSFENLNSAGNRNLYVCLNEFFAACSRISTILWNKNNKKHRKHLRSIFSIANDSPISPRSLSELETVLGSIENTLEYNEMKSALQEPAVFSYDPGTKTLTTGGKKYEILPLFLAVRDLYASLPFFNELQACTEMLEKDSLNATALFQKAMLIYNTKRFETALQLLEQVLEIVPDDFRVWYNRGVLLSEMGRLEEAIDAYDRVIELEPAFEIVWDNKGVVLARLGRLEEALECYEKVLRRKPKYAEAWAGKGAILSALDRKEEALEAYSSALKIRHDYMEALKCISSLFSRMGRFEEALAAYDTALQSAPEDPSLWAGKGLVLSELNKQEEALQSCNRALELKPGFVPALEIKTEILSRISRQKNQNAR; translated from the coding sequence ATGAAAAGACTTGATTCTGAATATGATATATTTCTTCCGGAACTCCGGGAGCAGTGTAATGTTGCACTCAGGAGTTTCGAAAATTTAAATAGCGCAGGGAACAGGAACCTGTACGTTTGTCTTAATGAATTTTTCGCTGCATGCAGCCGGATTTCAACCATTCTCTGGAATAAAAATAACAAAAAACACAGAAAGCATCTCAGGTCCATCTTTTCCATAGCCAATGACTCTCCTATTTCCCCCAGATCTCTATCTGAACTGGAGACAGTGCTTGGAAGTATTGAAAACACTCTTGAATATAATGAAATGAAAAGTGCCCTGCAAGAACCAGCGGTTTTTTCATACGATCCCGGAACAAAAACCTTGACAACTGGTGGAAAAAAGTATGAAATCCTGCCTCTTTTTCTGGCTGTAAGGGACCTTTATGCTTCCCTCCCTTTCTTCAACGAACTTCAGGCCTGCACTGAGATGCTTGAAAAAGACTCTCTGAACGCCACAGCGCTCTTTCAAAAAGCCATGCTGATATATAACACAAAAAGGTTTGAAACTGCCCTGCAACTTCTAGAGCAGGTGCTTGAAATAGTCCCTGATGATTTCAGAGTCTGGTACAACAGGGGTGTACTTCTCTCGGAAATGGGCCGGCTTGAGGAAGCAATAGATGCTTATGATAGGGTAATTGAGCTTGAACCGGCTTTTGAAATTGTATGGGACAATAAAGGAGTTGTCCTTGCCAGGCTTGGCAGGCTTGAAGAAGCTCTCGAATGCTACGAAAAAGTGCTCAGGAGAAAACCTAAATATGCCGAAGCCTGGGCAGGAAAAGGTGCAATCCTTTCTGCACTTGACCGGAAAGAAGAAGCTCTTGAAGCATACAGTTCAGCCCTCAAAATAAGGCATGATTATATGGAAGCCCTTAAATGTATCAGCAGTCTGTTTTCCAGGATGGGAAGATTTGAGGAGGCTCTGGCAGCATACGACACGGCTCTTCAGTCTGCCCCGGAAGATCCCAGCCTCTGGGCAGGCAAGGGGCTTGTCCTTTCAGAACTGAACAAACAAGAAGAAGCTCTGCAAAGCTGTAACAGAGCTCTCGAACTGAAACCGGGTTTTGTTCCTGCTCTTGAAATCAAGACCGAAATCCTTTCTAGAATCAGCCGGCAAAAAAACCAGAACGCTCGATAA
- a CDS encoding PASTA domain-containing protein — translation MKAQLEQRLVELRAEYESGQKILQDIEIKLVELENRKKNLKEVLLRISGAIELLEEVLGEENKSNIPDVPGSEALSPEVPGTEIPDTESKKKEVEVPLVIRLPLEQAIKKLEEAGLRAGNIVEKSIFVVGVHFGDVIQQKPKGGMFVERGSAVNLVVAKKGNFKPDLSQNALLCPYSRH, via the coding sequence ATGAAAGCACAACTTGAACAGCGTTTGGTAGAACTCAGGGCTGAATATGAGTCAGGCCAGAAAATTCTCCAAGATATCGAGATAAAACTTGTGGAACTTGAAAACAGGAAGAAAAACCTGAAAGAAGTGCTCCTCAGGATCAGTGGAGCCATCGAGCTTCTTGAAGAGGTTCTGGGAGAAGAGAATAAAAGCAACATTCCGGACGTACCCGGTTCAGAAGCACTCAGTCCAGAAGTACCTGGTACAGAAATACCGGATACTGAATCTAAGAAAAAAGAAGTTGAAGTGCCCCTTGTTATAAGGTTACCTCTGGAACAGGCTATTAAAAAGCTAGAAGAAGCGGGGCTGCGTGCCGGTAATATTGTAGAAAAGAGTATTTTTGTAGTAGGTGTACATTTCGGAGATGTTATCCAGCAGAAACCAAAGGGTGGAATGTTCGTTGAAAGAGGGTCAGCCGTAAATCTGGTCGTGGCAAAAAAAGGGAATTTTAAGCCTGATCTGAGCCAGAACGCCCTTTTATGCCCATATTCAAGGCACTGA
- a CDS encoding DUF169 domain-containing protein, producing the protein METVNSEQINEINEYGKEIIELLQLETSPVAVALVPKGAEIPEGIPRIKGKMKHCEIVDHTRKTKEEFYAVLEDQACKGGAAAMGLGHMPPKLASGEFYYDKLKHFKTLEASKKTLERVPMLEAESTQATLYAPLESVTFVPDVIVIICSPKQMMLLTQAALYNEGGRIETEFAGKQSICSDAVAKPYLTGKMGITVGCTGSRTYTGIQESELTVGIPVKMLKDLVEGLRAIVGKAPAH; encoded by the coding sequence ATGGAAACAGTAAATTCCGAGCAAATTAACGAGATAAATGAGTACGGTAAAGAAATAATCGAATTGCTTCAACTGGAAACTTCACCAGTAGCAGTAGCCCTGGTTCCGAAAGGCGCTGAAATTCCGGAAGGGATACCACGGATCAAAGGGAAAATGAAACACTGCGAGATAGTGGACCATACACGCAAAACAAAAGAAGAGTTTTATGCCGTTCTTGAAGATCAGGCCTGTAAAGGAGGAGCTGCAGCAATGGGGCTTGGGCACATGCCTCCCAAACTGGCAAGCGGGGAGTTCTATTACGACAAACTGAAGCATTTTAAGACCCTGGAAGCTTCGAAAAAGACTCTTGAAAGAGTCCCCATGCTTGAGGCTGAATCCACTCAGGCAACCCTTTATGCACCTCTTGAAAGTGTAACCTTCGTGCCCGATGTTATTGTGATAATCTGTTCCCCTAAACAGATGATGCTCCTGACCCAGGCAGCCCTCTACAATGAGGGAGGGCGAATTGAAACCGAATTTGCAGGCAAGCAGAGCATCTGTTCCGATGCTGTTGCCAAGCCCTATCTTACAGGCAAAATGGGAATAACAGTCGGCTGTACGGGCAGCAGGACATATACGGGTATTCAGGAGTCAGAACTGACGGTTGGCATTCCCGTAAAAATGCTGAAGGATCTGGTAGAAGGGCTAAGGGCAATTGTAGGAAAAGCTCCTGCGCATTGA
- a CDS encoding tripartite tricarboxylate transporter permease, producing MEDVSLFLIFFSVLVGYLLGIFSGLLPGIHTNNFALALVAFAPFLAERGVAPFYIALIILSNAVSHTFHDIIPSVFLGAPDGDTALAVLPGHRLLLEGTGAEAVRLSALGSAGSVVASMLFVLPFSLFFGAVYPYLQEYMAWVLLTIVVIMLASEKGGEAKGQGSLAKYRSRAFALFLFLITGALGLFAFSRENYLVPVISLGQASVLLPLLSGLFGASQLIISLLTSSEIPEESVSKFELSRKRILRGVFTGSTAGSLVAWLPGVSSAIAALLAGLFVKSDFDRMSIKKESSEPVPGGQKSSLFSDPYADPQTLESSKEFIVSVSGVNTSNAIFGLVALLVIGKTRSGAMAAVNEILGIGSLGFQVILLFFAAILLTALFSYFSTIWIGNNAHYILQKFDYTKLCTGVLAGLAITVFLFTGVFGLFLFVISTPIGMLPSFMKVRKSHAMGVILLPVILYFF from the coding sequence GTGGAAGACGTTTCTTTGTTCTTGATCTTTTTTTCTGTGCTTGTAGGTTACCTGCTTGGCATATTTTCAGGGCTTTTGCCTGGCATACATACAAACAATTTTGCACTTGCACTTGTAGCTTTTGCCCCTTTTCTGGCTGAGAGGGGAGTTGCCCCTTTTTACATTGCCCTTATAATCCTCTCAAATGCTGTCTCGCATACTTTTCACGACATTATTCCGTCTGTGTTTTTGGGGGCACCTGACGGAGACACGGCACTTGCAGTTCTTCCGGGGCACAGGCTTTTACTTGAAGGCACAGGAGCAGAAGCGGTACGTCTCTCTGCACTCGGAAGTGCAGGCTCGGTGGTTGCATCCATGCTTTTTGTATTACCTTTTTCCCTTTTCTTCGGGGCTGTTTACCCTTACCTGCAAGAGTATATGGCATGGGTCTTGTTAACGATTGTAGTTATCATGCTTGCGAGTGAGAAAGGTGGGGAGGCAAAGGGGCAGGGCTCACTTGCAAAATACAGGTCCAGAGCTTTTGCTCTCTTCCTGTTTTTGATCACAGGAGCTCTGGGGCTCTTTGCTTTTTCAAGAGAAAATTATCTGGTCCCTGTTATAAGCCTCGGGCAGGCATCCGTGCTCCTCCCTCTCCTCAGCGGTCTTTTCGGGGCATCCCAGCTCATTATAAGCCTCCTCACAAGCTCCGAGATTCCCGAAGAATCCGTTTCTAAATTTGAACTTTCCCGAAAAAGAATCCTGAGAGGAGTCTTTACTGGCAGCACCGCAGGTTCCCTTGTAGCCTGGCTGCCCGGGGTTTCTTCTGCTATTGCTGCCCTTCTGGCAGGGCTCTTTGTAAAGTCTGACTTCGACAGAATGTCCATAAAAAAAGAAAGCTCTGAACCTGTGCCCGGAGGGCAAAAATCCTCTCTTTTTTCAGACCCCTATGCAGACCCCCAGACTCTTGAAAGCTCAAAGGAATTCATTGTCTCGGTTTCCGGGGTAAATACTTCAAATGCTATTTTCGGGCTGGTAGCCCTCCTGGTTATAGGAAAGACCCGGAGCGGGGCAATGGCTGCCGTGAATGAAATCCTGGGTATCGGGTCACTTGGTTTTCAGGTAATCCTGCTCTTTTTTGCCGCGATCCTGCTGACCGCCCTGTTTTCGTACTTTTCCACGATCTGGATAGGGAATAATGCCCACTACATACTCCAAAAATTTGACTACACAAAACTCTGTACCGGGGTTCTTGCAGGGCTTGCAATAACGGTCTTTCTTTTTACAGGGGTTTTTGGGCTCTTCCTCTTTGTAATTTCTACCCCCATTGGCATGCTTCCGTCTTTTATGAAAGTCAGGAAATCCCATGCAATGGGAGTTATTTTACTGCCTGTAATTCTTTATTTCTTTTAA
- the tnpA gene encoding IS200/IS605 family transposase yields MNCRGHSVYSLHSHFIQCVKYRRKDLTNPPIIDFLKTKIHNISETFDVEVLNIECDKDHFHLLFSAKPSLDIPKYINTIKTITSREVRKKFSRNKTMLWKDMFWSRSYFIA; encoded by the coding sequence ATGAATTGTAGGGGCCATTCTGTGTATTCACTCCATTCTCATTTCATTCAGTGTGTGAAATATAGAAGAAAAGATCTAACGAATCCTCCGATAATTGATTTTCTCAAAACAAAAATCCATAACATAAGTGAAACATTCGATGTTGAAGTGCTGAATATAGAGTGTGACAAAGACCATTTTCACTTATTATTTTCAGCAAAACCTTCGCTTGATATTCCAAAGTATATTAACACCATCAAGACAATAACTTCAAGGGAGGTTCGCAAAAAATTTTCAAGAAATAAAACTATGTTATGGAAAGATATGTTCTGGTCAAGATCGTATTTTATCGCATAA
- a CDS encoding pirin family protein, protein MYSNNYRGNGKGGLFVIGIIPAEARHLEDPGWMKSYMLFSSSNYYDPDNVQFESLCVFNDDTAQQGKVFSTHPHSDMEIISVVLEGEITHEDNMGNRGLLGKGDVQCITAGTGIQHSEINTGNEPLHFYQIWILPSGNSLEPAYLQKKFEGSGWKNRLTLRREVPFLRAAATGGG, encoded by the coding sequence ATGTATTCAAATAATTACAGGGGAAATGGGAAAGGGGGCCTCTTTGTAATAGGAATCATTCCGGCAGAAGCCAGGCATCTTGAGGATCCCGGATGGATGAAGAGTTACATGCTTTTTTCGTCTTCAAATTACTATGATCCGGATAACGTCCAGTTTGAAAGCCTGTGCGTTTTTAACGATGACACTGCCCAGCAGGGCAAAGTTTTTTCAACTCACCCTCACTCTGATATGGAAATTATATCGGTTGTGCTTGAAGGGGAGATAACACATGAAGACAATATGGGGAATAGAGGACTCCTTGGAAAAGGAGATGTACAGTGCATTACCGCAGGTACCGGAATACAGCATTCTGAGATAAACACAGGAAACGAACCTCTGCATTTTTACCAGATCTGGATTTTACCTTCCGGAAACAGCCTTGAACCTGCATACTTACAGAAAAAATTCGAGGGATCCGGGTGGAAAAATCGTTTAACTCTAAGGCGGGAAGTCCCCTTCCTCAGAGCGGCAGCGACAGGTGGGGGATGA
- a CDS encoding TIGR00269 family protein — MTIKCKKCNHEAVIFQKYSGMHLCKRHFIEDVERKIKLTIRKEYSIRKNDVIAVALSGGKDSSVALYIIHKILGERPDIQIVAISVDEGIHGYRPQSLELAKQLTETLGVRHIIKSFKDEHGVTMDELAVMDREKGTCSYCGVLRNSILNRTALEIGATKLVTGHNLDDEAQTILLNHFRGDMERMVRLSPSAAIEGLVMRAKPLRNIPEKEVALYALINSLPVDFSECPYAGEALRGEIRELLNSFETKHPGTKYSLLRGFDKLVGALAKELPPAKIDKCRICGDTCTEDLCQACKLLGRT, encoded by the coding sequence ATGACGATTAAATGTAAAAAATGTAATCATGAAGCTGTTATTTTTCAAAAATACTCCGGTATGCATCTCTGCAAAAGACATTTTATAGAGGATGTTGAGAGGAAAATCAAGCTGACAATCCGGAAAGAGTACAGCATCAGGAAAAATGATGTAATAGCCGTTGCTCTGAGCGGAGGAAAAGACAGCTCGGTTGCTCTCTATATAATTCATAAGATCCTGGGAGAAAGACCTGATATTCAGATCGTGGCAATTTCAGTCGATGAGGGCATACATGGATATCGTCCCCAATCCCTTGAACTTGCAAAACAGCTTACAGAAACACTTGGAGTCCGGCACATCATAAAGTCTTTTAAAGATGAACATGGGGTTACAATGGACGAACTGGCTGTAATGGATCGGGAGAAAGGCACATGCAGCTACTGCGGAGTTCTCAGAAACAGCATCCTTAACAGGACAGCGCTTGAAATAGGGGCAACGAAACTGGTAACAGGGCACAACCTGGATGATGAAGCCCAGACCATTCTCCTCAACCACTTCAGGGGAGATATGGAACGAATGGTCAGGCTTTCTCCTTCTGCAGCAATCGAAGGGCTCGTAATGAGGGCAAAACCCCTGCGGAATATTCCTGAAAAGGAAGTGGCACTCTATGCCCTGATAAACTCCCTGCCTGTGGACTTCAGCGAGTGTCCGTATGCAGGAGAAGCTCTTCGAGGGGAAATCAGGGAACTGTTGAACAGTTTTGAGACAAAGCATCCGGGCACCAAGTATTCCCTTCTCCGCGGCTTTGACAAGCTCGTAGGAGCCCTTGCAAAGGAGCTTCCTCCTGCAAAAATCGATAAGTGCAGAATCTGCGGGGACACCTGTACTGAAGATCTCTGCCAGGCGTGTAAACTGCTTGGAAGGACCTGA
- a CDS encoding molybdenum cofactor guanylyltransferase → MSGKTELKPGRTKTRSAIILAGGRGRRMGMVEKALLEFEGKTILERLLENLFKVVDEVILSVRDSSQKEKLLPVLEKFPSREIRFCFDSIEDAGPLEGIRAGLLESRSEYSFVCAGDMPFVNIRVVDLLFEKAEGHDVALPRWKERMFESLHAVYSRKLIPKIEKAFERGKHSVLTPVFEMPDVIFVKISEIQVLDPELRTFANINTVEDLESMIESAVEKAKL, encoded by the coding sequence ATGAGCGGAAAAACAGAACTTAAACCGGGGAGAACAAAAACCAGAAGCGCAATCATTCTGGCAGGAGGCAGGGGTCGCCGGATGGGCATGGTCGAAAAAGCCCTCCTCGAATTTGAAGGAAAAACCATCCTCGAACGTCTGCTTGAAAACCTTTTCAAGGTTGTAGACGAGGTAATCCTCTCGGTCCGCGACAGTTCCCAGAAAGAAAAACTCCTCCCGGTGCTTGAAAAATTCCCTTCCCGTGAAATCCGTTTCTGTTTTGATTCCATAGAGGATGCCGGCCCCCTTGAAGGTATCCGGGCAGGACTGCTTGAATCCAGATCAGAATACTCTTTTGTCTGCGCCGGAGATATGCCTTTTGTAAATATTAGGGTTGTAGACCTGCTGTTTGAAAAAGCTGAGGGACATGACGTTGCTCTCCCGAGGTGGAAGGAGAGAATGTTTGAGTCTCTGCATGCAGTTTATTCCAGAAAACTGATTCCCAAAATTGAAAAAGCCTTTGAAAGAGGTAAACATTCAGTGCTTACGCCGGTTTTCGAAATGCCTGATGTTATTTTTGTAAAAATATCGGAAATTCAGGTACTTGATCCTGAACTTAGGACTTTTGCGAATATCAATACGGTTGAAGATCTTGAAAGTATGATCGAATCTGCGGTGGAAAAAGCGAAATTATAA
- a CDS encoding molybdopterin synthase encodes MKVISVVGYKKSGKTALVSALVRQLSGFGTVGTVKHMGEQRLNSEETDTGRHFDAGADMVIGITGSELVSFSRDSDLEDALDMLCDRGLDFAVVEGFKDSKLPKIALGGLEGVSNVIMKLPENSDIHEELAASLVGMTLAQPDHYTLDALIKKARKNPAIQQAGAIGTFTGIVRELAGEEKTARLEFEKYEPEASKVLDKIREEIKQKEGILEVFIHHKTGVIEAGEDIVYIVIASAHRTELFPALSEAIERVKAEAPIWKKEFTEKEEFWVHDREHT; translated from the coding sequence ATGAAGGTCATTTCTGTTGTAGGGTATAAGAAATCTGGGAAAACAGCCCTTGTTTCAGCCCTGGTCCGGCAACTTTCCGGGTTTGGGACAGTAGGTACTGTAAAGCACATGGGAGAACAGCGTCTCAACTCCGAGGAAACAGATACTGGCAGGCACTTTGATGCAGGGGCAGACATGGTAATAGGGATCACGGGCTCTGAACTTGTCAGCTTCTCCAGAGACTCCGACCTTGAAGATGCCCTTGATATGCTCTGCGACCGGGGGCTTGATTTTGCGGTTGTGGAAGGGTTTAAGGACAGCAAGCTTCCAAAAATAGCACTTGGTGGCCTTGAAGGCGTCTCTAATGTCATCATGAAGCTTCCGGAAAACTCCGATATACACGAGGAACTGGCAGCCTCTCTGGTCGGAATGACCCTTGCCCAGCCTGACCACTACACTCTGGACGCGCTTATAAAGAAAGCCCGGAAAAACCCGGCTATCCAGCAAGCAGGAGCAATCGGCACCTTTACCGGTATCGTCCGCGAGCTTGCAGGAGAGGAAAAGACAGCCAGGCTCGAGTTTGAGAAATACGAGCCCGAAGCCTCAAAGGTCCTTGACAAAATCCGCGAGGAAATCAAGCAAAAAGAAGGCATCCTCGAAGTTTTTATTCACCACAAAACCGGCGTCATCGAAGCCGGAGAAGACATAGTCTACATCGTCATCGCATCCGCCCACAGAACCGAACTCTTCCCAGCCCTCAGTGAAGCTATCGAGAGGGTAAAAGCCGAAGCTCCCATCTGGAAAAAGGAGTTTACGGAAAAAGAAGAGTTCTGGGTCCACGACAGGGAACACACCTGA
- the radC gene encoding DNA repair protein RadC, with translation MEVTKIRIQDIPEEERPRERLIKNGPEALSNAELLGIVLRTGSREENVVSLCGRILSEYSIKQLSLANVSRLTQVKGVGKAKATQIAAVFELARRLETFVEEPKRKICSPKDVYTLMYPKMREQKKEKFITLYLDTKNQILKEEVVSIGSLNASIVHPREVFKLALLESSASVIMVHNHPSGDPSPSREDIMVTEKLVEGGKLLGIDILDHIIIGDGRYVSLKDEGFVR, from the coding sequence GTGGAAGTAACCAAAATAAGGATTCAGGATATTCCTGAGGAAGAGCGTCCCAGGGAACGGCTCATTAAGAACGGGCCGGAAGCCCTTTCAAACGCTGAACTGCTGGGAATAGTCCTGAGGACAGGGTCAAGGGAAGAGAATGTTGTTAGCCTGTGCGGCCGGATATTATCGGAATACAGCATCAAGCAACTTAGCCTTGCAAATGTTTCAAGGCTTACACAGGTCAAAGGGGTTGGAAAAGCAAAGGCTACCCAGATAGCTGCAGTTTTTGAACTTGCAAGGCGGCTTGAGACGTTTGTGGAAGAACCGAAACGGAAAATCTGTTCTCCGAAGGATGTCTATACTCTGATGTATCCTAAAATGCGGGAACAAAAAAAAGAAAAATTTATAACACTGTACCTTGATACAAAAAATCAGATCCTGAAAGAAGAAGTAGTATCCATAGGCAGCCTGAACGCCAGCATCGTGCACCCGCGCGAGGTTTTTAAGTTGGCTCTTCTTGAATCCTCAGCATCGGTGATCATGGTTCACAACCACCCCTCAGGAGACCCGAGCCCTAGCAGGGAGGACATAATGGTCACTGAAAAACTTGTTGAAGGAGGAAAGCTTCTTGGGATCGATATTCTTGACCATATCATCATAGGAGATGGCAGGTACGTGAGCCTCAAAGATGAGGGCTTTGTAAGGTAA
- the mmp11 gene encoding methanogenesis marker protein 11 produces the protein MEEITLDDPYTVPYRGIYAVCDAKNEYAEIMEHSNCYSGAAWSLYHYAKAPLILKARSTGNMIRYLMKTGTSKLELKPSIAAAGIESVIVQGDEVEITYAGLGGGGVGATRCRALADGVLRYRISESGGERCAKGTVVVPRRDRVLIGIDDTDSKDVGATWTLTHNIAKELDCQEAVYLSHALVQLFPVPEKTQNCMSTVLEFGCVDEKAKSRLIDSLKKALKKYSASRETGLVVLSDFYAKGLYSYSNRCRTERVSKADALHCAEENNVEVLLDGNGVIGALAALPWFAKPEESIIPGTEIKSMNMEKTV, from the coding sequence ATTGAGGAGATTACTCTGGACGACCCCTATACTGTACCTTACAGGGGCATTTATGCGGTCTGTGACGCGAAAAACGAGTACGCGGAGATTATGGAACACTCCAACTGCTACAGCGGAGCAGCCTGGTCCCTTTACCACTACGCAAAAGCTCCTCTTATCCTGAAAGCCCGTTCGACGGGAAATATGATACGCTATTTAATGAAAACCGGAACCTCAAAACTCGAACTCAAACCCTCGATTGCAGCCGCAGGCATAGAATCCGTGATCGTGCAGGGGGACGAAGTGGAGATCACCTATGCAGGGCTGGGAGGCGGAGGCGTTGGTGCAACCCGCTGCAGAGCACTTGCAGACGGAGTTCTGCGTTACAGGATTTCTGAATCAGGAGGAGAACGCTGTGCCAAGGGAACAGTTGTGGTTCCCCGCAGGGACCGCGTCCTTATAGGCATAGATGACACCGATTCAAAGGATGTAGGAGCCACCTGGACCCTGACCCATAACATCGCAAAGGAACTGGACTGCCAGGAAGCCGTTTATCTTTCCCATGCCCTTGTCCAGCTCTTTCCTGTTCCGGAAAAGACTCAGAACTGCATGTCAACGGTTTTGGAATTCGGCTGCGTGGACGAAAAAGCAAAGTCAAGGCTCATAGACTCTTTGAAAAAAGCCCTTAAAAAATACAGCGCATCCAGAGAAACAGGGCTTGTAGTACTATCTGATTTTTACGCAAAAGGGCTTTACTCATACAGCAACCGCTGCCGAACCGAAAGGGTCTCGAAGGCAGACGCCCTGCACTGCGCCGAAGAAAACAATGTGGAAGTCCTGCTTGACGGCAACGGGGTAATAGGCGCTCTTGCCGCCCTGCCCTGGTTCGCAAAACCCGAAGAATCCATTATTCCCGGAACAGAAATAAAGTCAATGAACATGGAAAAAACTGTTTAA